Part of the Candidatus Eisenbacteria bacterium genome is shown below.
TTGAGTCCGACCGTGCGAGCACCACGCGCCTCGCAGGGGGGTACACCAACTATCCTCCGGAGCTCCCAAGGACGTTCGACCTCACGGAGGGCGCCGACGCCATCGGTACGATGCCGTTCACCCTTGGCGGGATCGCCGTCGATCGTACGGGAGTGGTGTACATCAGCGAGACGTCGCAGACGGGCGGTCGAGTGAGCGGCATCCGCCGTATCGCCCCGCCCGTGCACGATGCCGTGAACGGCGAGTTCGTCTACCCAAGCCAGGATGGTCGCGAGGTCTACTACTTCACGCCCGGCGGCCGGCACAAACGCACGAAGGATGCGTGGACCGGGGTGACGCTCCACACGTTCGGCTACGACGCCGCCGGGCGACTCACGAGCGTCACGGACGCCAACTCGCTCGTCACTCAGATCATCCGGGACGCGAACGGCAACCCGCAGGCCATTGCCGGGCACTTCGGTCACAGGGACTCGCTGGCCGTTGACGGGAACGGCTACCTCTCGCTCGTCCGCAACGAGCTGAGCAACGAGCAATACGTCCTTGACCACAACGCCGACGGGCTGCTCGAGACCTACCAGAATCCACGCGGAAAGACGCAGCAGTTCCGTTACCGCACCGGCTCACCCGGACTCGGGATGAGCGTGCAGGGCGACGGCCGCCTGGACACAGACACCGATGCGGCCTCGGCCGAACTGACACTCGGCTACTCCGTGCAGGACGCACTCCGGACAGTGACGCGCACAACCGAGCTCAACCGCACCACGACCTACCAAATCACCGAGTACATGAACGGCCTGCGCCGACGGCTGACCCGTTACCCGGACAACAGCTACACGTACAGGAGCGACAGCTCGTCGGCTGAGGGATACACGAACACGACGGTCACTCCCCCGGTCCGGCGAGAGGTCGGCCGCTCGGGCGAGGAGACGCTGACCTATCCGAAACGTGACAGCCGGTTCGGGACGCTCGCGCCCATACCCGCCATACGGACGACGCGACTGCCCTCGGGCCGGATCCGCACCACCGAGTACGCTCGCACGTACGGAGGAAACGGCCAGTTCTCCGAGTCGGTCCGACTCAACCAGGCCCAGCAGACCTACGCGACGAGCTTCGACTCATCGACGGGATTGCTGACGCTGACCACGCCGGCGCAGCGTACGAGCAAGTTGTGGCTGAACGAAAAGGGGAGGCCGAGGAAGGTCGAGACCGGAAACCTGATCACTCCCGTGGAACTCGGATATGACGGCTCGGGTAGACTATGGCACCTCTCCCAGGGCGCACGCGCCTGGCGGTACTCCTACGACGACCGCGGGCGGCTCGAGACGGTGACCGACACGCTTGGGCGCGTGAGCAGCTACCAGTACGACGCTGCCGACCGCGAGTCGCTGCTGACGCTTCCTGGGAACCGCGTGCTGCGGTTCCGCTACGATGCGAATGGAAATCTCCTCGGGCTGACGCCGCCGGGTGGCGATGAGCATGAGTTCGCCTACACGGACGTGGACCTCAACGAAGTGTACACGCCTCCGGCTGTGGCCGGGATCGCCGACCCGGCGACTCGGTACACGTACAACGCCGACCGGCAGCTCACGGACGTGGAACGTCCTGACGGCAGCCAGGTGCGGCTGCGTTACAGCAGCTCGCGCGGATGGCTCGACTCGCTCTCGATCGCGCGCGGACGGACAACGCTATCCCACGGTCCGACGGGACAGCTTTCGGTTGCGCTGAGCCCGGACTCCGTCATGAGCACGTACGCTTGGGACGGGCCCGTGCTGATCCGCGAATCGTGGAGTGGTAAGGCTTCAGGGGCGGTCGCCCGAAGCTTGAATATCGCGTTCGCCGAGAGCACGCAGACGGTGATCGTGGGGAGCGACAGCAGTTCGGTCGTGACCTACACCTACGGAGACGCCGACGGGCCGCTCACGGGAGTATCGATCGCGGGCGGCACGGAGAGCATCACCCGGCGCAGCGCCGACGGGCTCATCACCGGCACGAGCCTAACCGCCGGCGGGGGCACCGTCTCCAGCACGCTCGACTACAACGTCCACGGCGAGCTCTCCAGCCTCAGCTACGCGTGGCCGGGGGGTGGGGCGTTCGCGCAGGAGATCGAGCGAGATGCGCTCGGGCGCATCACGCAAATCACCGAGACCGCTGACGGCTCGACGTACGTGCTCGAGTACCACTACGATGCCGCCGGCCGCCTGGACGAGGTCAAACGCGAGGGCGCGGTCGTGCGCAGCTACGTCTATGATGACAGCCTCGCGGGCAACGGCAACCGGACGAAGGAGAAGGACGGATCGGGGGCGGTGCTCGCGATCGGGAGCTACGACGCCCAGGATCGCCTGACGAGCTACGGCGGCACCGCGTACGAGTGGACGGCCAACGGCGAGCTGGCGCGCCGGATCGCCCCCGGTCCAGACACGACGCGGACCACCTACGACGCGCTTGGCAACCTGACCGGCGCTCACCTGCCGGGGGTGACGGGCGACAGCCTCACGTACTTGATCGATGCCAGCAACCGACGCGTGGGCCGGCTCGTCAACGGGCAGCGCACGCACACTTGGCTCTACGCGAACCGTCTGAACGTGGTGGCGGACCTAGACGGCGATGGTGCGCTCCGCCACCGCTACGTGTACGGCACGCAGGCCCACGTCCCCGACCTGCTCGTGCACGCGGACACTCTCTACCGGCTGATCACCGACCACCTCGGCAGCGTGCGCGCTGTCGTGCGCGTCAGCGACGGCGAAGTGGCCCAGCGCATCGACTACGACGCCTGGGGCGCCCAGACGACGGGCAGCAACCCCGGCTGGCAGAGCCTTGGCTTCGTAGGCGGGCTGACGGACACGAGCACAGGGCTCGTGCGGCTCGGGGCGAGGGACTACGACCCCCGTGTCGGGAGGTGGACCTCGAAGGATCCAAGCGGCCTGCGTGGCTCAGATATCAGTCTGTACGCCTACGCCCTGGGCGCACCGACGAACTACCTCGACTCCAGTGGGCACGATCCCGAGCGCGCCGCCGACCTCGGTGAGAACATCCTCGAGTACATCATCTATTGCAGTATTGTGGCTGATTCGGTGTGGAACGAATCTCGCAAGATGGTGTTCGCGTCGGGGCGAGAGCAGAGCGATTATCTGCACTCGGCAACGGCATGCAAGATCACGGAACGTTACGGCCCTATTGGAGGATGGACGGCCTCGTATCTGAAGGAGGGGCGTAGTACAATTGACTATTGTGTGGAGTGCGTGACCAACCTCCTGCGCGGAAACCGAGCCCGGCCGCCCGGTGAGTTCTGGGAGGACACGCGGAAGGACTTGGATGCGGCCGGAGCCGGAATTCGTGAAGCGCGCACGCCAAGTCCTCAGACAAGACCCTAGGGGTATCCAATGCCTCGACGATCAGTCAGCTTGGCCCAGCGCTGGCGGATGCTCGTATTTCTGACACTGAGTTGTGGACTCTTGTTCTCCTGTTCGGTGAGCCATGTCGCCGTGCTCATCCAGGGGGACGGCTCCACCCTCGGAAGTACCGTTGTGCTCGACGGGAGGGTGAGCGGCACGATGCAGGCTGTCGAAGGCACGATGCCAGACATTTACATCATAGATGGCACTGTGGATAGCGTCGGCAAAGCTATACAAAGGAGAGTGAGTTGTGGGCCTGGCTATGCTGAGTGTCGCGTGCGGGCCCTGCGAGGGGTGCACGTGTTTAGGCTGGTCAGCGTAGCCGGAGACACTCTCGAAGCGCGGGTGTACTTCACTGGAAACGCGCTCGTACGAGCATCGTTTGTAGCAGGTGGGGTACAGGCCCTCGAAGGCTCATGACTCGTAGTTGCTGTATTAGAAAGTGGCCAAGCGCGACCACGGAAGGAGAGATTCAAGGGAGCTGCATGGGGTTGACCCCAAGGCCGGAGGAATGCCCAAGAGGAGTGAGTGGAGGCGCGGTGCTGAAGTTCAATGTCGCGGAGCTGGACGGCGACGGTGCACTGCGGGCCACCGTTACGCCTACGGCACGCAGGCACACGTGCCCGACCTGCTGGCGCGTGCGGCCTGTCGTCCGCTCCCGTCGGCATGTCAGCGGTTGATGCCTGTGCCGCGGCCTCCAGACCCCGTGTGCCGTTTATTGCGAAGGCTGCACCCGGCGTACACGCCCGTGTCTCGCCTGCGGATCCGCTCGTGCCATGTCAGGGCGCCCGTTGGCGACGAACCATGCCGGACACCCGAGCGTCAGGCGGCCCGAAGGGCTTGGCGAAACGCACCGGCGGTGCCATACTTCATGACGTTGATCAAGTGCGCCCTCTAGCAGAAGTGCGCACTCCCTGGCTCCGCGGCACGGTTACCCCCGAATCTCGCTGCGTCCGAGCCGCCCCTGAGCCAACCGGAAGGCTCGGGGCTGCCCGCCAACTGAGCAGAAGGAGCCCGATTCCGCGGGCTCTCGCTGACCGAGCTCGACTGACTGCGCCCTTCTGCTAAAACGCGCAGTGAGAGCCACCCGGCGATCACGCTCCTCCCGACGTTGTCCATCCCGCCGCTCCCGCATCAACGACCCCCGCGCTACCTGACCCAGACGGAGGTCGGGCGCTTCTTCGCAGCGATCGCGAACGTGCGGGACCGGGCGCTCTTCGCGCTCATGTACCACCATGGCCTGCGCGTGGGCGAGGTGCTCCTCCTACGGCGGGGAGACCTCGACCTCGAGCGCGGGCGCCTTCTTGTCCGGCGCTTGAAGGGCGGAGCCTGGAGCGAGCAGATCCTCTTCGCCGGGACGGCGACGCTCCTCCGCGCGTACGTGGCGGACCTGTCCGGTGGGCCTGACGACTCGCTCTTCCCGGGCCGGTTCGGGCCGCTCCAGCGCCGGCAGATCCAGTGCCGGTTC
Proteins encoded:
- a CDS encoding tyrosine-type recombinase/integrase, coding for MSIPPLPHQRPPRYLTQTEVGRFFAAIANVRDRALFALMYHHGLRVGEVLLLRRGDLDLERGRLLVRRLKGGAWSEQILFAGTATLLRAYVADLSGGPDDSLFPGRFGPLQRRQIQCRFVRYRSLAGLPPDRTTHSLRHSIATHLLEAGASLEFVQDHLGHQDVRSTSVYARVTDRIRESQMRAFERSPLIVQLDSGRDRPGGTVRPE